The following coding sequences lie in one Deltaproteobacteria bacterium genomic window:
- a CDS encoding type II toxin-antitoxin system RelE/ParE family toxin has product MIRSFRNRETQRFFEGHRVAAFQGFAYQAARRLVLLDSAETLRDLSALPGNRLEALRGHRAGQYSIRINDQWRICFLWTDDGPCEVEIVDYH; this is encoded by the coding sequence ATGATCCGGAGCTTCAGGAACCGGGAGACGCAGCGCTTTTTCGAAGGGCATCGCGTCGCAGCGTTTCAGGGGTTCGCCTATCAGGCGGCGCGCCGTCTGGTCTTGCTGGACAGCGCGGAGACGCTGCGAGACCTTTCCGCGTTGCCGGGTAACCGGCTTGAGGCGTTGCGCGGTCACCGGGCTGGACAGTACAGCATTCGGATCAACGATCAGTGGCGAATCTGCTTCCTCTGGACCGATGACGGGCCGTGCGAGGTGGAGATTGTGGACTATCACTGA